A single Xylanimonas cellulosilytica DSM 15894 DNA region contains:
- a CDS encoding serine/threonine-protein kinase: MGDVDVEGARAVSTAETPGRLAAGTEIGGYTIQSLLGKGAMGAVYKAVDGGGTAVALKVLHAHLDREPVARQRLRREVAALQKLRHPAVARVLDAELDGEGAFVVTELVEGRTLEAEVDDGGPLDAVDLYELADQLAAALEAVHLAGVVHRDLKPSNVMITPRGPVLIDFGIATHQTEDGGTLTSPGFVIGTPGYLAPELLDGGAPTPESDWWSWTALLAFAATGRSPFGVRPTDLVLRRSREGRADLVGLPARTARALAGALQADPDVRWGPTQVARALRRDADEASFAATVGGAAVAGVAGVPPGRGDDATQRIAVHPDGGTGRWSDGGAPTGETAVVGAPTQLVGPPAAPGATPADSAGAAVGAAGLGANDGLTRQVPVVAGVSPVATGPIPVGEVRYQAYEELADAVEDDDAEPVEPLPPEPYVAPVRPRRTGTVLAFAAPLVVLGGTRPVVAFGVLAALVILCRIAGHTSQALQDRRERHGVVRRSDGVVATIAFPWHAVIGAFGAIPQLLVSGCVGVLAVVGGYWLFGPARLIVMPREDIEARSVGGMNETVVFVGVLAFATLLAVIVTWFGPAGMTGRNGARVLLHTFAPGWIGAAVIIVACLIGAWLLARPLLDVTPVIDWWPLGGPPSL; the protein is encoded by the coding sequence ATGGGTGACGTCGACGTCGAGGGAGCGAGAGCCGTGAGCACGGCTGAGACCCCCGGGCGCCTCGCAGCAGGAACCGAGATCGGCGGCTACACGATCCAGTCCCTGCTCGGCAAGGGGGCCATGGGTGCGGTGTACAAGGCGGTCGACGGCGGTGGTACCGCCGTCGCGCTCAAGGTGCTGCACGCACACCTCGACCGCGAACCCGTCGCACGCCAACGGCTGCGCCGCGAGGTCGCCGCCCTGCAGAAGCTGCGCCACCCCGCCGTCGCCCGCGTCCTCGACGCCGAGCTCGACGGCGAAGGCGCGTTCGTCGTCACCGAGCTCGTCGAGGGCCGCACCCTCGAAGCGGAGGTCGACGACGGCGGACCCCTCGACGCCGTCGACCTCTACGAGCTCGCCGACCAGCTCGCCGCCGCCCTCGAAGCCGTCCACCTCGCCGGCGTCGTCCACCGCGACCTCAAACCCTCCAACGTCATGATCACGCCCCGCGGACCCGTGCTCATCGACTTCGGCATCGCCACCCACCAGACCGAGGACGGCGGCACCCTCACCTCGCCCGGGTTCGTCATCGGCACCCCCGGCTACCTCGCCCCCGAGCTGCTCGACGGCGGCGCTCCCACCCCCGAGTCCGACTGGTGGAGCTGGACCGCGCTGCTCGCCTTCGCCGCCACCGGACGATCCCCCTTCGGCGTCCGGCCCACCGACCTGGTGCTGCGGCGCTCGCGGGAAGGCCGCGCCGACCTGGTCGGGCTGCCCGCCCGCACCGCTCGGGCGCTCGCGGGGGCCCTGCAGGCCGACCCCGACGTGCGCTGGGGGCCCACCCAGGTGGCCCGCGCCCTGCGCCGCGACGCCGACGAGGCGTCCTTCGCGGCGACCGTGGGCGGCGCCGCCGTGGCCGGTGTGGCCGGCGTCCCGCCCGGCCGGGGCGACGACGCGACGCAGCGCATCGCCGTCCACCCCGACGGCGGCACCGGGCGCTGGTCCGACGGCGGTGCGCCCACCGGGGAGACCGCCGTCGTCGGCGCGCCGACGCAGCTCGTGGGGCCGCCGGCCGCGCCCGGGGCGACGCCGGCCGACTCTGCGGGTGCTGCGGTAGGGGCCGCCGGGCTCGGGGCCAACGACGGGCTCACCCGCCAGGTCCCCGTCGTCGCGGGCGTGAGCCCGGTCGCCACCGGACCGATCCCCGTGGGCGAGGTGCGGTACCAGGCGTACGAGGAGCTCGCCGATGCCGTGGAGGACGACGACGCCGAGCCCGTCGAGCCGCTCCCGCCCGAGCCGTACGTCGCCCCCGTCCGGCCGCGGCGCACCGGCACCGTCCTCGCGTTCGCCGCGCCCCTGGTCGTCCTCGGTGGCACGCGCCCCGTCGTCGCGTTCGGGGTGCTGGCCGCGCTGGTGATCCTGTGCCGGATCGCGGGGCACACGTCGCAGGCGCTGCAGGACCGCCGCGAACGGCACGGCGTCGTCCGGCGGTCCGACGGCGTCGTGGCCACGATCGCGTTCCCCTGGCACGCCGTCATCGGCGCGTTCGGGGCGATCCCGCAGCTCCTCGTCTCCGGCTGCGTCGGCGTGCTCGCCGTCGTCGGCGGCTACTGGCTGTTCGGGCCGGCGCGGCTGATCGTCATGCCGCGCGAGGACATCGAGGCCCGCTCGGTCGGCGGGATGAACGAGACCGTCGTGTTCGTCGGCGTGCTGGCCTTCGCGACCCTCCTGGCCGTGATCGTCACCTGGTTCGGTCCGGCCGGGATGACGGGCCGCAACGGCGCCCGGGTGCTGCTGCACACGTTCGCACCGGGGTGGATCGGCGCCGCCGTGATCATCGTCGCCTGCCTGATCGGCGCGTGGCTGCTGGCCCGGCCGCTGCTCGACGTGACGCCGGTGATCGACTGGTGGCCGCTCGGCGGTCCGCCGTCGCTGTAG
- a CDS encoding bifunctional alpha,alpha-trehalose-phosphate synthase (UDP-forming)/trehalose-phosphatase, which yields MTGKVNDSRYDLVVVANRLPVDFSVRPGGGVDWQRSPGGLVTALEPVMQAADGAWVGWSGAPDLAAEPFDADGLRLVPVTLSASEIERYYEGFSNDTLWPLYHDVVSTPTYHRQWWDAYRRVNQRFADAAAAQAAEGAVVWVHDYQLQLVPRMLRDQRPDLRIGFFDHIPFPPVELFQQLPWRRQIVEGLLGADLVGFQRGGDASNFVRAVRRLTTHTTRGPIVTVDAERGTLGRHVRAGAFPISIDSTHFDELARSPEVQARAKEIRTELGDPDVVMLGVDRLDYTKGIRHRIKAYGELLDDGRIDAARTTLVQVASPSRENVGAYQELREHVEVLVGRINGEFGELGHSAIHYLHHSYPPEEMAALYLAADVMLVTSLRDGMNLVAKEYIAARSDEQGVLVLSEFTGAADELGAGPLLVNPHDIEGTKDAIVQAARMSEREQRRRMRRLRRKVMSDDVAKWSQGFLGVLQAMPRRHVSVVASSGSATDPSASSSGDATSVGSSSDALDHALGALVASDDAAVLVGLDFDGVLAPLVDNPDDSAMTPAARDAVARLAALPAAARLHLALISGRDLADLAARARPPAGTYLVGSHGAETGRVLPDGSVEAVPVDLTAEQAQTLEATFAGLEEAAAEAPGAWVQRKPSAAVLHTRQCPPGTADAAIARADALATRLGLPAMHGKDVVEIAVVRTDKGAALAWLRTVVEPDRPVRVLYAGDDTTDEFAFASLGAGDVAVKVGGGETIAQHRVTDPDTLATALNGLAATVGGRADDRSAGAS from the coding sequence TTGACCGGCAAAGTGAACGACAGCCGCTACGACCTGGTGGTCGTCGCCAACCGCCTCCCCGTGGACTTTTCGGTCCGTCCTGGTGGAGGCGTCGACTGGCAGCGGTCCCCGGGGGGTCTGGTCACCGCGCTCGAGCCCGTCATGCAGGCCGCCGACGGCGCCTGGGTGGGCTGGTCGGGTGCCCCTGATCTGGCGGCGGAGCCGTTCGACGCCGACGGTCTGCGGCTGGTGCCGGTGACGCTGAGCGCGAGCGAGATCGAACGCTATTACGAGGGTTTCTCGAACGACACGCTGTGGCCGCTGTACCACGACGTCGTCTCGACGCCCACGTATCACCGGCAGTGGTGGGACGCGTACCGCCGGGTGAACCAGCGGTTCGCGGACGCCGCGGCGGCGCAGGCCGCCGAGGGCGCGGTGGTGTGGGTGCACGACTACCAGCTCCAGCTCGTGCCGAGGATGCTGCGCGACCAGCGCCCGGACCTGCGCATCGGGTTCTTCGACCACATCCCGTTCCCGCCGGTGGAGCTGTTCCAGCAGCTTCCGTGGCGGCGGCAGATCGTCGAGGGCCTGCTGGGCGCGGACCTGGTGGGCTTCCAGCGCGGGGGTGACGCCTCCAACTTCGTGCGTGCCGTGCGCCGCCTGACGACGCACACGACGCGCGGCCCGATCGTCACGGTCGACGCGGAGCGCGGCACCCTGGGCCGGCACGTGCGCGCGGGCGCGTTCCCCATCTCGATCGACTCCACGCACTTCGACGAGTTGGCCCGCTCCCCGGAGGTGCAGGCGCGCGCGAAGGAGATCCGTACCGAGCTCGGCGATCCCGACGTCGTCATGCTCGGCGTCGACCGCCTCGACTACACCAAGGGCATCCGGCACCGCATCAAGGCGTACGGCGAGCTGCTCGACGACGGGCGCATCGACGCGGCCCGCACCACGCTGGTGCAGGTCGCGAGCCCGTCGCGCGAGAACGTGGGCGCCTACCAGGAGCTGCGCGAGCACGTCGAGGTGCTGGTGGGCCGCATCAACGGCGAGTTCGGCGAGCTCGGCCACTCGGCCATCCACTACCTGCACCACTCCTACCCGCCCGAGGAGATGGCGGCCCTCTACCTCGCGGCCGACGTCATGCTGGTCACCAGCCTGCGCGACGGCATGAACCTGGTGGCCAAGGAGTACATCGCGGCCCGTTCCGACGAGCAGGGCGTGCTGGTGCTCTCGGAGTTCACGGGTGCCGCGGACGAGCTCGGCGCCGGCCCGCTGCTGGTCAACCCGCACGACATCGAGGGCACCAAGGACGCCATCGTGCAGGCGGCCCGGATGAGCGAGCGTGAGCAGCGTCGCCGCATGCGGCGGCTGCGCCGCAAGGTGATGTCCGACGACGTCGCGAAGTGGTCCCAGGGCTTCCTCGGGGTGCTGCAGGCCATGCCGCGGCGGCACGTGAGCGTGGTGGCGTCGTCCGGCTCCGCCACCGACCCGTCCGCGTCGTCGTCCGGCGATGCGACGTCGGTGGGCTCCAGCTCGGACGCGCTCGACCACGCCCTGGGCGCGCTGGTGGCGTCCGACGACGCGGCGGTGCTCGTGGGGCTCGACTTCGACGGGGTGCTCGCACCCCTGGTCGACAACCCGGACGACTCCGCGATGACGCCCGCGGCGCGCGACGCCGTCGCGCGCCTGGCCGCGCTGCCTGCCGCCGCGCGGCTGCACCTGGCCCTGATCTCCGGGCGTGACCTTGCCGACCTGGCTGCGCGGGCACGACCGCCGGCGGGCACCTACCTGGTGGGCAGCCACGGCGCGGAGACCGGCCGGGTGCTGCCCGACGGGAGCGTCGAGGCCGTCCCGGTCGACCTGACCGCGGAGCAGGCGCAGACCCTGGAGGCCACGTTCGCAGGGCTCGAGGAGGCCGCGGCCGAGGCGCCCGGCGCGTGGGTGCAGCGCAAGCCGTCCGCGGCCGTGCTGCACACCCGGCAGTGCCCGCCCGGCACCGCCGACGCCGCGATCGCGCGGGCGGACGCCCTCGCCACCCGGCTCGGGCTGCCCGCCATGCACGGCAAGGACGTCGTCGAGATCGCCGTCGTACGCACCGACAAGGGGGCGGCGCTCGCCTGGCTGCGCACCGTCGTCGAGCCGGACCGGCCGGTCCGCGTGCTGTACGCCGGGGACGACACCACCGACGAGTTCGCGTTCGCCTCGCTGGGGGCGGGTGACGTGGCGGTCAAGGTGGGCGGCGGCGAGACCATCGCCCAGCACCGCGTCACCGACCCCGACACGTTGGCCACCGCCCTGAACGGGCTCGCGGCCACCGTCGGCGGGCGCGCGGACGACCGGTCCGCGGGCGCATCCTGA
- a CDS encoding ABC transporter ATP-binding protein, translating to MATVTFDHATRVYPGTERPAVDQLNLHIEDGEFLVLVGPSGCGKSTSLRMLAGLEDVNGGRILIGDRDVTDVQPKDRDIAMVFQNYALYPHMSVADNMGFALKIAGTPKAEIRQRVEEAAKILDLTEYLDRKPKALSGGQRQRVAMGRAIVRQPQVFLMDEPLSNLDAKLRVQTRTQIASLQRRLGVTTVYVTHDQTEALTMGDRIAVLKSGLLQQVGTPREMYDTPSNVFVAGFIGSPAMNLGTFEVKDGAALVGHAQIPLERDIVAALTEADGGKVTVGFRPESLDVVPAGTPGSFQVETTLVEELGSDAFLYGTLKGDVEGELTAGDSDQLIVRIDPRNVPMKGEIIHVAIKAGQAHVFSAATGVRLS from the coding sequence ATGGCTACGGTCACTTTCGACCACGCGACCCGCGTCTACCCGGGCACCGAGCGTCCCGCAGTGGACCAGCTCAACCTCCACATCGAGGACGGCGAGTTCCTCGTCCTCGTCGGCCCCTCGGGCTGTGGCAAGTCGACCTCGCTCCGCATGCTCGCGGGCCTCGAGGACGTCAACGGCGGCCGCATCCTCATCGGTGACCGCGACGTCACCGACGTGCAGCCCAAGGACCGCGACATCGCGATGGTGTTCCAGAACTACGCGCTGTACCCGCACATGTCCGTCGCGGACAACATGGGCTTCGCGCTCAAGATCGCCGGCACCCCCAAGGCCGAGATCCGCCAGCGCGTCGAGGAGGCTGCGAAGATCCTCGACCTGACCGAGTACCTGGACCGCAAGCCGAAGGCCCTCTCGGGTGGTCAGCGTCAGCGTGTCGCCATGGGCCGCGCCATCGTGCGTCAGCCGCAGGTGTTCCTCATGGACGAGCCGCTGTCGAACCTCGACGCCAAGCTCCGCGTCCAGACCCGTACGCAGATCGCGTCGCTCCAGCGCCGCCTGGGCGTCACCACGGTCTACGTCACGCACGACCAGACCGAGGCCCTCACGATGGGTGACCGCATCGCGGTCCTCAAGTCGGGTCTGCTCCAGCAGGTCGGCACGCCGCGCGAGATGTACGACACGCCGTCCAACGTGTTCGTCGCCGGCTTCATCGGCTCCCCGGCCATGAACCTCGGCACGTTCGAGGTCAAGGACGGCGCCGCCCTCGTCGGCCACGCCCAGATCCCGCTCGAGCGCGACATCGTCGCGGCCCTCACCGAGGCCGACGGCGGCAAGGTCACGGTCGGCTTCCGCCCCGAGTCCCTCGACGTCGTGCCCGCCGGCACGCCGGGCTCGTTCCAGGTGGAGACCACCCTCGTCGAGGAGCTCGGCTCCGACGCGTTCCTCTACGGCACGCTCAAGGGCGACGTCGAGGGCGAGCTGACGGCCGGCGACTCGGACCAGCTCATCGTCCGCATCGACCCGCGCAACGTCCCCATGAAGGGCGAGATCATCCACGTCGCCATCAAGGCGGGCCAGGCGCACGTCTTCTCGGCCGCGACGGGCGTCCGCCTCAGCTGA
- a CDS encoding DUF4032 domain-containing protein — MESLQITAATPETALLDLPWRVPLEEWPADVLAALPRGISRHIVRFVKLGQRVLAVKETRDHYAFREYELLRRLGKLEVPCVVPVAVVTGRVDDDGEPLESAIVTEHLSFSLPYRAVFSQALRPDTATRLIDALAVLMVRLHLIGFYWGDVSLSNTLFRRDADRFAAYLVDAETGDLHRELTPGQRAYDLDLARTNIIGELFDLEAGELLDEEVDAIAIGDALVSRYEELWSVLTQVESFSADERWRVDERIRRLNDLGFDVGELAIVTDFDGSTVEIQPKVVDAGHHSRRLLRLTGLDVQDNQARRMLNDLDAWRAHTDRLMDSEQLVAHDWLIHSFEPTISAVPRELRKKLEPAQLFHEILDHRWFLSQNEGRDIPMPEAAVSYVDQVLRHRPDEALLSKDDDEDHDLLLG, encoded by the coding sequence GTGGAGTCCCTTCAGATCACCGCTGCGACGCCGGAGACCGCGCTGCTCGACCTGCCGTGGCGGGTGCCGCTCGAGGAGTGGCCCGCGGACGTGCTGGCCGCTCTCCCCCGCGGTATCTCCCGCCACATCGTGCGGTTCGTGAAGCTCGGTCAGCGGGTGCTCGCCGTCAAGGAGACCCGCGACCACTACGCGTTCCGCGAGTACGAGCTGCTGCGCCGCCTCGGCAAGCTCGAGGTGCCGTGCGTGGTGCCCGTCGCCGTCGTCACGGGGCGGGTCGACGACGACGGCGAGCCGCTGGAGTCCGCGATCGTCACCGAGCACCTGTCGTTCTCGCTGCCGTACCGCGCGGTGTTCAGCCAGGCTCTGCGGCCCGACACGGCCACCCGGCTCATCGACGCGCTCGCCGTGCTGATGGTGCGCCTGCACCTCATCGGCTTCTACTGGGGCGACGTGTCGCTGTCCAACACCCTGTTCCGCCGTGACGCGGACCGGTTCGCCGCCTACCTGGTCGACGCCGAGACCGGTGACCTGCACCGTGAGCTCACGCCCGGCCAGCGTGCCTACGACCTCGACCTGGCCCGCACCAACATCATCGGCGAGCTCTTCGACCTGGAGGCCGGTGAGCTGCTCGACGAGGAGGTCGACGCCATCGCCATCGGCGACGCCCTCGTCTCACGCTACGAGGAGCTGTGGAGCGTCCTGACGCAGGTCGAGTCGTTCTCCGCGGACGAGCGCTGGCGCGTCGACGAACGCATCCGCCGCCTCAACGACCTGGGCTTCGACGTCGGCGAGCTCGCCATCGTGACGGACTTCGACGGCTCGACCGTCGAGATCCAGCCGAAGGTCGTCGACGCCGGGCACCACTCGCGCCGCCTGCTGCGCCTGACCGGGCTGGACGTGCAGGACAACCAGGCGCGCCGCATGCTCAACGACCTCGACGCGTGGCGTGCACACACCGACCGGCTCATGGACTCCGAGCAGCTCGTCGCCCACGACTGGCTGATCCACTCGTTCGAGCCGACGATCTCGGCGGTGCCGCGCGAGCTGCGCAAGAAGCTGGAGCCCGCGCAGCTCTTCCACGAGATCCTCGACCACCGCTGGTTCCTGTCGCAGAACGAGGGCCGCGACATCCCGATGCCGGAGGCCGCGGTGAGCTACGTGGACCAGGTCCTGCGCCACCGCCCCGACGAGGCCCTCCTCTCGAAGGACGACGACGAGGACCACGACCTCCTCCTGGGCTGA
- the rlmB gene encoding 23S rRNA (guanosine(2251)-2'-O)-methyltransferase RlmB yields the protein MAGNTRRPGAVRKEGSKKGAQVGTGGHGRKALQGKGPTPKAEDREYHPAFKKKQEAEKRAAGQRQRGAARGVVRGTRRSTDGVEVIAGRNSVLEALRTDVPITTVYVATRLDHDDRTREILQHAASAGLALLEVTKPELDRLTDGQVHQGVAAQVPPYEYRDVDDLLDAAEASGRPPLIVALDGVTDPRNLGAILRSAGAFGAHGVLVPERRSAGVTASAWKVSAGAAAHVPVARATNLARALGELKKAGCFVVGLDGDGDQLVGELSLATDPLVVVVGSEGKGMGRLVRETCDVIASIPIDSTAVESLNAGVATSIALYEIAQSRR from the coding sequence ATGGCTGGAAACACGCGACGCCCCGGTGCCGTGCGCAAGGAGGGCTCCAAGAAGGGCGCCCAGGTCGGCACCGGCGGCCACGGCCGCAAGGCGCTGCAGGGCAAAGGCCCGACGCCGAAGGCGGAGGACCGCGAGTACCACCCCGCCTTCAAGAAGAAGCAGGAGGCCGAGAAGAGGGCCGCCGGGCAGCGGCAGCGCGGCGCAGCCCGCGGGGTCGTGCGCGGCACCCGCAGGTCCACCGACGGCGTCGAGGTGATCGCCGGGCGCAACTCCGTGCTGGAGGCGCTGCGCACCGACGTTCCGATCACCACGGTGTACGTCGCCACGCGCCTCGACCACGACGACCGCACGCGCGAGATCCTGCAGCACGCCGCGTCGGCCGGGCTCGCGCTGCTCGAGGTCACCAAGCCCGAGCTCGACCGCCTCACCGACGGCCAGGTGCACCAGGGTGTCGCCGCGCAGGTGCCGCCCTACGAGTACCGCGACGTCGACGACCTGCTCGACGCCGCGGAGGCGTCCGGGCGGCCGCCGCTCATCGTGGCCCTCGACGGCGTCACCGACCCGCGCAACCTGGGCGCGATCCTGCGCTCGGCGGGCGCGTTCGGGGCGCACGGCGTGCTGGTGCCCGAGCGTCGCTCGGCAGGCGTGACGGCGTCGGCGTGGAAGGTGTCGGCGGGTGCCGCGGCCCACGTGCCCGTGGCCCGGGCCACCAACCTGGCGCGCGCGCTCGGCGAGCTGAAGAAGGCCGGCTGCTTCGTCGTCGGGCTCGACGGCGACGGCGACCAGCTGGTCGGCGAGCTGAGCCTGGCGACGGACCCGCTCGTGGTCGTCGTCGGCTCGGAGGGCAAGGGCATGGGCCGCCTGGTCCGTGAGACGTGCGACGTCATCGCGTCGATCCCGATCGACTCGACGGCGGTCGAGTCGCTTAATGCTGGGGTGGCTACGTCGATCGCTCTGTACGAGATCGCGCAGAGCCGCCGCTGA
- the cysS gene encoding cysteine--tRNA ligase, which translates to MSLRLYDTATRTVSDFVPRTPGQVGIYVCGATVQSSPHVGHLRPSVAFDVLRRWLTRNGYQVTLVRNITDIDDKILAKAAAAGVEWWAHAARYEREFTAAYDALGVLPPTYEPRATQHVTQMVELMERLVERGHAYTTGEGNVWFDVRSWPAYGELTRQRLEDLAPEPQSSDDVAYPGHAKRNVHDFALWKAPKPGEPATAAWPTPWGPGRPGWHLECSAMAQRYLGDEFDIHGGGLDLRFPHHENEQAQSRAAGFGFARRWLHAAWITQSGVKMSKSLGNGLLVSELLKTTPAPVVRYAIVAVQYRSMLEWAPDTLAEATTTWDRLCGFVERATERVGAVDADEIAKAELPVGFVAALDDDLNVPAALAVVHEHLRAGNTALAASAGNDAAVRAELVAVRGMLDVLGLDPADPQWARTDAASSSTRHALDALVQAELEARAAARAAKDWAASDAIRDRLAGAGILVQDGPDGARWTLAN; encoded by the coding sequence GTGAGCCTTCGCCTGTACGACACCGCCACGCGCACGGTGTCCGACTTCGTGCCCCGGACCCCCGGCCAGGTCGGCATCTACGTGTGTGGCGCGACCGTGCAGTCCTCGCCCCACGTGGGTCACCTGCGCCCGTCCGTCGCGTTCGACGTGCTGCGCCGCTGGCTGACCCGCAACGGCTACCAGGTCACCCTGGTCCGCAACATCACCGACATCGACGACAAGATCCTCGCCAAGGCCGCCGCGGCGGGCGTCGAGTGGTGGGCGCACGCCGCCCGTTACGAGCGTGAGTTCACCGCCGCGTACGACGCGCTCGGCGTGCTGCCCCCCACCTACGAGCCGCGTGCCACCCAGCACGTGACCCAGATGGTCGAGCTCATGGAACGGCTGGTCGAGCGCGGCCACGCCTACACCACGGGGGAGGGCAACGTCTGGTTCGACGTCCGCTCCTGGCCCGCCTACGGCGAGCTCACCCGGCAGCGCCTCGAGGACCTCGCACCCGAGCCGCAGTCGTCCGACGACGTGGCCTACCCCGGGCACGCGAAGCGCAACGTGCACGACTTCGCCCTGTGGAAGGCGCCGAAGCCCGGCGAGCCCGCCACCGCGGCATGGCCGACCCCCTGGGGTCCCGGCCGCCCCGGCTGGCACCTCGAGTGCTCCGCCATGGCGCAGCGCTACCTGGGCGACGAGTTCGACATCCACGGCGGCGGCCTCGACCTGCGGTTCCCGCACCACGAGAACGAGCAGGCCCAGTCGCGCGCCGCCGGGTTCGGCTTCGCGCGCCGCTGGCTGCACGCCGCCTGGATCACCCAGTCGGGCGTGAAGATGAGCAAGTCGCTCGGCAACGGTCTGCTCGTCTCCGAGCTCCTCAAGACGACCCCCGCCCCGGTGGTCCGGTACGCCATCGTCGCCGTCCAGTACCGCTCCATGCTCGAGTGGGCGCCTGACACCCTGGCCGAGGCGACCACCACGTGGGACCGGCTGTGCGGGTTCGTCGAGCGAGCCACCGAGCGGGTGGGTGCCGTCGACGCCGACGAGATCGCGAAGGCCGAGCTGCCCGTCGGGTTCGTCGCCGCCCTCGACGACGACCTCAACGTCCCGGCCGCCCTCGCCGTCGTGCACGAGCACCTGCGCGCTGGCAACACGGCGCTCGCGGCGTCGGCGGGGAACGACGCGGCCGTGCGTGCCGAGCTCGTCGCGGTCCGCGGCATGCTCGACGTACTCGGCCTCGACCCCGCCGACCCGCAGTGGGCCCGCACCGACGCTGCGTCGTCGTCGACCCGGCACGCTCTCGACGCGCTGGTGCAGGCCGAGCTGGAGGCGCGTGCGGCCGCACGCGCGGCGAAGGACTGGGCTGCGAGCGACGCGATCCGCGACCGCCTGGCCGGGGCAGGCATCCTGGTCCAGGACGGGCCCGACGGCGCACGCTGGACGCTCGCGAACTAG
- a CDS encoding alanine racemase: MESHGSLTGRLTRATAHLTGPVAVVDLDRFDANAAELLGRAGGLPVRLATKSVRVRSLVDRALAAGFSGLMTTSLAEALWHAGHGARDALVGYPSVDVAALAELAADPRARAAVTLMVDDVAQLALVERALDDAGADPAGPPVQVCLDVDASLRLRLGPLTLHVGTRRSPLHAPDDVARLAARVATTPGLHLRGLMTYEAQIAGLPDDSVAVRAMKRVSARELLGRRDAVLTAVRDAVGRDVALVNAGGTGSLERSAADPSVTEVTAGSGLFVPATFDGYRAFRPRPAAFFGLDVVRVPGPGWATAYAGGYPASGPAGPSRLPRVVTPGWSLTRREGAGEVQTPLRGRHDAAPLAVGDRVWFRHAKAGELMERFAAVHLVRGDQVTDVVPTYRGEAHTFA; this comes from the coding sequence ATGGAGTCGCACGGCTCGCTCACCGGCCGTCTCACGCGCGCGACGGCGCACCTCACGGGGCCCGTCGCCGTCGTCGACCTGGACCGGTTCGACGCCAACGCGGCCGAGCTGCTGGGCCGCGCCGGCGGGCTGCCCGTGCGGCTCGCGACCAAGTCGGTGCGTGTGCGCAGCCTCGTGGACCGGGCGCTGGCCGCGGGGTTCTCCGGGCTCATGACCACCTCGCTCGCCGAGGCCCTGTGGCATGCCGGGCACGGGGCGCGCGACGCGCTGGTCGGCTACCCGAGCGTCGACGTCGCCGCGCTCGCGGAGCTCGCCGCGGACCCGCGTGCGCGCGCTGCCGTGACGCTCATGGTCGACGACGTCGCCCAGCTCGCCCTGGTGGAGCGGGCGCTCGACGACGCCGGGGCGGACCCCGCCGGCCCGCCCGTGCAGGTGTGCCTCGACGTCGACGCCTCCTTGCGGCTGCGGCTCGGCCCGCTGACGTTGCACGTCGGCACCCGCCGCTCACCGCTGCACGCGCCCGACGACGTCGCCCGGCTCGCCGCCCGCGTCGCGACGACGCCCGGGCTGCACCTGCGCGGCCTGATGACCTACGAGGCGCAGATCGCGGGGCTCCCGGACGACTCGGTCGCGGTGCGTGCCATGAAGCGGGTGTCGGCCCGCGAGCTGCTGGGCCGCCGCGACGCCGTGCTCACGGCGGTGCGCGACGCCGTCGGGCGGGACGTCGCCCTCGTCAACGCGGGCGGCACCGGATCCCTCGAACGCTCCGCCGCCGACCCGTCCGTCACCGAGGTGACCGCAGGTTCCGGCCTGTTCGTGCCCGCCACCTTCGACGGCTACCGGGCCTTCCGCCCGCGGCCCGCCGCGTTCTTCGGCCTCGACGTCGTCCGCGTGCCCGGCCCCGGCTGGGCGACCGCCTACGCCGGCGGCTACCCGGCCTCCGGGCCTGCTGGGCCCTCACGGCTGCCCCGCGTCGTCACGCCGGGGTGGTCGCTCACGCGCCGTGAGGGCGCGGGCGAGGTGCAGACCCCGCTGCGCGGGCGGCACGACGCCGCACCCCTGGCCGTGGGGGACCGCGTCTGGTTCCGCCACGCGAAGGCGGGCGAGCTCATGGAACGCTTCGCCGCCGTCCACCTCGTCCGCGGCGACCAGGTGACCGACGTCGTCCCCACCTACCGAGGCGAGGCCCACACCTTCGCCTGA